Part of the Bacteroidota bacterium genome is shown below.
TTCCTGCTACATCGGTGGCCACGCTGTTACCCCCATCATAAGCCGTTCCTCCATAGTAAGTGGCCCAGAGGCGTCCGCCTGAGGTGGAGTTAAATTTCACAAGAAAAGCATCAGTACCACCGCCCAAAACATTTTGAAACCCACCTGAAGCGATGCCTGCAGTACTGGGAGTATTTCCGGCAAGATATACATTTCCTGATGCATCGGTGGCTACGCTTTTACCCATATCATCACCTGTTCCTCCGTAGTAAGTGCCCCAGACACGGGATCCAGCCCCGCTAAATTTCACAAGAAAGGCGTCAAAAGTTCCGCCTCCAAAAATATTTTGAAATCCAGTGGAAGCGATACCGGCAGTGCTGACTGTATATCCGGCCAGATACACATTTCCCAATGCATCCGTGGCTATGCTTTGACCATAATCACCACTCATTCCTCCATAATAAGTAGCCCAAAGGCGGGTTCCTGACACAGAATTAAATTTTACAAGAAAGGCATCAAAAGTACCCCCAAAAATATTTTGAAATCCGGCGGAGGCTATACCTGTAGTGCTGGTGGTTTGGCCGGCAAGATAGATATTTCCTAATGCATCGGCAGCTACACTTTTACCCTGATCACTACCAGTCCCTCCATAGTAAGTGGCCCAGAGACGGGCTCCGGCCCCGTTAAATTTCACAAGAAAAGCATCCGCGCCTCCGCTCTTAACATTCTGAAATCCAGCGGAGGAAATGCTTGCAACGCTGCTGGTCCAACCGCCTAAATATACATTTCCCGATGCATCGGTTGCTATGCTGGTCCCAGCATCACCACCTGTTCCCCCATAGTATGTTACCCAGGGGTCTACCACTAAAGCATGTTCCGGGTTCCAGGTTCCAAGTTCAAATGTTACAAGCCCCTCTCCGGCTCTCCCCGGGAGGGAGAGAGTTAAATTGTAGTTAGCTTTTACATCAACAATTTTCCCGTTTATGTTTTGGTAAACTCTGGGTATTGATTCGGTAAATTCGTTTACACTTGTTTTAATTACCAAACTGCCTTCGCGATTAATGTGTATGCTTTCGGCTCCGCTCCAGCGAAGTTTAATTTGATTGGGGTTGGCATGGGGTTGTACTACCAGATCATACTTTATCCCCTGCCTGTCCGTCAGGCAAGCATTTTGCTTGTTACCATAATAGGTTATGTCAATACCATCATAAATATTTTTGTACGTTACTTTGTTGTATTGCTTTACGTTTAATACTCCATTGGGGCAATGCGCGTAGTAGTAATTGTTGTAGCCCTCTATTTCATCTTCATTAACAAACCTGCAGTTAGCATTGGCTCCGGCAAAATCCATATCAACCCTATTTACTTTAATTTTTTCATCACGCATTAATTCATCTTGTTTCGTATCCTCATCGGCTTCGGTTAATGTTCCGGCATTAATTAATGCTTCCACCTTTTCGTGAACTTTGTATTGGACTTCGCCCATATTGTTGTACACATAACTAATGCCGCTTTTGCGTAAATAAATATCAGCACCCCTGCTTTCACCTTTATATAAAATATCGGGACAAAGATTACCATTCATATCAGCTACCTGACCTTTATTAGGGATAAAACATAATCCGTTGCTACCCAATAGTTTCCCGGTTTGGGCATTTCCCAAAGCATATGTTTGTTGAGCATGGCTATGACTCACCATTAACCCAATCCCAACAAAAAATAAAATATTTTTTATCCCCGACGAGAGGCCAAGTCGTTTATTTTTGCTTTTTGATTCCATAATACTTATGGTGTTGTAAGGTTAACATTTACACTACAGCCATTTTTATCTTTAATGTTTATAGTGTAAGCGCCGGGACACAGATCATTTTTGTACCTGTTAGTATATCCATCCGGCCATAAATAAGAATAAGGGCTTGTTCCTCCTGTTGCAGTTATCATTATCCATTGTTTGCAGCCGCAACC
Proteins encoded:
- a CDS encoding SBBP repeat-containing protein, translated to MESKSKNKRLGLSSGIKNILFFVGIGLMVSHSHAQQTYALGNAQTGKLLGSNGLCFIPNKGQVADMNGNLCPDILYKGESRGADIYLRKSGISYVYNNMGEVQYKVHEKVEALINAGTLTEADEDTKQDELMRDEKIKVNRVDMDFAGANANCRFVNEDEIEGYNNYYYAHCPNGVLNVKQYNKVTYKNIYDGIDITYYGNKQNACLTDRQGIKYDLVVQPHANPNQIKLRWSGAESIHINREGSLVIKTSVNEFTESIPRVYQNINGKIVDVKANYNLTLSLPGRAGEGLVTFELGTWNPEHALVVDPWVTYYGGTGGDAGTSIATDASGNVYLGGWTSSVASISSAGFQNVKSGGADAFLVKFNGAGARLWATYYGGTGSDQGKSVAADALGNIYLAGQTTSTTGIASAGFQNIFGGTFDAFLVKFNSVSGTRLWATYYGGMSGDYGQSIATDALGNVYLAGYTVSTAGIASTGFQNIFGGGTFDAFLVKFSGAGSRVWGTYYGGTGDDMGKSVATDASGNVYLAGNTPSTAGIASGGFQNVLGGGTDAFLVKFNSTSGGRLWATYYGGTAYDGGNSVATDVAGNVYMAGQTTSAIGIAAGGFQNVFGGSVFYDAFLVKFDSAGGAASRIWATYLGGSDRDYALSVAVDQLTNDVYVSGDTYSLNFPVSSCAWQQTLGGEEDGFVTHFSQAGQLICSSYVGSPAIPHDEECVITLYGCFVYMTGYVGGSYPVTPAAHQTVYGGGTSDAFVAQLYKNSCGFDKTTALVASTSTNPLCNNTPINFTGNFSISCDNSVVSYTWSFPGGTPAASVNQNPTGIVYTTPGNYTVQLKAKTTCDSSSKSINITISPCTVCNLIGQFAKGAAGCTACGCKEWILVTATGGTGPYTYLWPDGSARRYKNQLCPGAYTINIKDKNGCSINIDLAVP